A single region of the Acidobacteriaceae bacterium genome encodes:
- a CDS encoding SpoIIE family protein phosphatase yields MRRHRIPRPSPTFVASCGLLIVLSLVGVKPALSQTPAQIGNPTITLTGPWKFQIGDSPLDPVTHKPLWADPSFDDSRWENVDLTPNGSADPFTNDPRYVRGWTATGHLNDWGWAWYRIRVPVLALPGTPISFATFGWVDGADDGYQIFSDGNLMGSWGDFRNQNDPTVYFTQPATFSLFRATGTPQQVTLALRFWLSPVRLAYHPFVGGLHYAPLLGESSAVNAAADISLLQNLRLQAFPPFDVCLGLFMAIVIASLVFFDRSDRVYLWVAGALLLDVINEFVFFLANFTQLVSLRMFFVELEAFSAPLILGAWGMVWWLWFQRKPAWAPKALAIGTCIYMTVGLFGHDLLFEFVPHSVSAVVETLSLPCALFLIVMLLVIVWSGLRAHRREGWFVIPAVVFLIFGQLQAVLIKLHFHGWVIVHGVMLFYSNIANLLNIAAISVLLIRRLLQSLQRQRETAIDIKNAQEVQQVILPEARTVLPGLVIESEYRPAREVGGDFFQIIPNQADDSLLIVAGDVTGKGLKAGMLVALLVGALRSTADENNDPAYILETLNRRLAGRADAQATCLALRIAKDGRADLANAGHLAPYLNGVPLPMEGALPLGMIDALEPSTMQFHLEEDDRLVLVSDGTAEATNGKGELFGFDRLQNLISSSSNAVEVATAAQAFGQEDDISVILITRTPVLTPLLA; encoded by the coding sequence ATGAGACGTCATCGAATTCCAAGGCCATCGCCGACCTTCGTTGCATCGTGCGGCTTGCTCATTGTCCTGTCGCTTGTTGGCGTGAAGCCTGCGCTATCGCAGACACCTGCTCAAATCGGCAACCCCACGATCACTCTCACCGGTCCATGGAAATTCCAGATCGGCGACTCGCCCCTCGATCCAGTCACACACAAGCCGCTGTGGGCTGATCCTTCCTTCGATGATTCACGCTGGGAGAACGTCGATCTCACGCCGAACGGATCGGCAGACCCCTTCACAAACGATCCGCGATATGTCCGTGGCTGGACAGCAACAGGCCACCTGAACGACTGGGGCTGGGCGTGGTACCGCATCCGCGTTCCCGTACTGGCTCTGCCGGGCACGCCGATATCCTTTGCCACCTTCGGCTGGGTGGATGGCGCGGATGATGGCTACCAGATATTTTCAGACGGAAATCTGATGGGCAGTTGGGGAGACTTCCGCAACCAGAATGACCCGACCGTCTACTTCACTCAACCCGCCACCTTCTCTCTATTTCGCGCAACTGGAACTCCGCAGCAAGTAACGCTCGCCCTTCGCTTCTGGTTGAGCCCGGTCAGGCTCGCATACCACCCCTTTGTTGGCGGACTCCACTACGCTCCGCTTCTCGGAGAATCGTCTGCAGTCAACGCCGCCGCTGACATTTCGCTTCTGCAGAATCTTCGCCTGCAGGCTTTCCCGCCCTTCGATGTTTGCCTTGGCCTCTTTATGGCCATCGTCATCGCCAGTCTCGTCTTCTTCGACCGCTCGGATCGCGTTTATCTCTGGGTTGCAGGCGCTCTTCTACTCGATGTCATCAACGAGTTCGTATTTTTCCTTGCCAACTTCACGCAACTCGTCAGCCTTCGAATGTTCTTCGTCGAACTGGAAGCATTCTCGGCTCCGCTCATTCTCGGCGCATGGGGAATGGTCTGGTGGCTTTGGTTTCAACGGAAACCGGCCTGGGCTCCCAAGGCATTAGCTATCGGAACATGCATCTACATGACGGTCGGGCTATTCGGGCACGATCTCCTTTTTGAATTTGTGCCGCACTCCGTCAGCGCGGTGGTCGAAACTCTGTCATTACCCTGCGCACTCTTCCTCATTGTCATGCTGCTCGTCATCGTGTGGTCGGGCTTAAGGGCGCACAGACGCGAGGGATGGTTTGTAATTCCTGCGGTTGTTTTTCTGATCTTCGGCCAATTACAGGCGGTACTCATCAAGCTGCATTTTCACGGCTGGGTGATTGTGCATGGTGTCATGTTGTTTTACTCCAACATCGCCAATCTCCTTAATATCGCCGCCATTTCAGTGCTCCTCATCCGGCGCCTGCTTCAGTCGCTGCAACGGCAGCGCGAAACAGCCATCGATATCAAGAACGCCCAAGAGGTCCAGCAGGTCATTCTGCCCGAAGCCCGCACGGTGCTGCCCGGCCTCGTCATCGAAAGCGAATACCGTCCCGCACGCGAAGTCGGTGGAGACTTCTTCCAGATCATTCCCAACCAGGCCGACGACAGCCTGCTCATCGTAGCGGGCGATGTAACCGGCAAAGGCCTCAAAGCCGGCATGCTTGTCGCGTTGCTTGTGGGCGCCCTCCGAAGCACCGCCGATGAAAACAACGACCCAGCGTACATCCTCGAAACTCTGAACCGCCGTCTCGCAGGCCGCGCCGATGCACAAGCCACCTGCCTGGCTCTTCGCATCGCGAAGGACGGCCGCGCCGATCTCGCCAACGCCGGACACCTTGCGCCTTACCTCAACGGTGTTCCGCTGCCCATGGAAGGCGCCCTTCCGCTGGGCATGATCGATGCATTGGAGCCATCCACAATGCAGTTTCACCTGGAGGAAGATGACCGCCTTGTGCTGGTATCAGACGGCACAGCCGAAGCCACCAACGGCAAGGGCGAACTGTTCGGCTTCGATCGTCTGCAGAACCTGATCAGTTCTTCCTCAAACGCAGTTGAAGTGGCCACCGCTGCCCAGGCATTCGGTCAGGAAGATGACATCAGCGTGATCCTCATCACACGAACCCCGGTGTTGACGCCGTTGCTGGCATAA
- a CDS encoding TlpA disulfide reductase family protein, which produces MVLIVLIALIRVLTTFHLRNIFGTPLLGDLLCLSVILLAIVAGRSARSHACWHGLLAGVGMGVPGFVIALYTLSPDLRGWRYMLGRPSGALWIGFASILVITSLGAQSTALWRERRRLFSFATVVVSVGCVVATWVCGFRILRSIDRKARFLQASNAQSGFDMPLPDLKLTALDGTPIGPSELQGHVTVLDFWGTWCGACIAELPSLERTYKEYSGNAKVRFLLVNPEIEGDTQEKITHFLKRKQITMPIALDPGTPYLELSSKLHNEGLPLLLVVDQRGHIRLCRYGFDTDEATTRLLHSNIDRLLTTM; this is translated from the coding sequence TTGGTTCTGATCGTTCTTATAGCGTTGATCCGAGTTTTGACGACGTTTCATCTTCGGAACATCTTCGGCACACCGCTGCTCGGCGACCTTCTATGCCTCTCAGTGATTCTTCTTGCGATTGTGGCGGGGAGATCTGCACGGAGCCACGCATGCTGGCATGGCCTGCTGGCGGGGGTCGGTATGGGTGTTCCCGGCTTCGTTATCGCCCTGTATACCCTGTCTCCCGATCTCAGAGGATGGAGATATATGTTAGGCCGTCCTTCGGGCGCGCTATGGATTGGATTTGCGTCTATTCTTGTCATCACATCCTTGGGCGCCCAAAGCACGGCTCTATGGCGTGAACGGCGTCGGCTCTTTTCCTTCGCTACTGTTGTGGTTTCCGTGGGGTGCGTCGTAGCGACCTGGGTGTGTGGCTTCCGAATCTTGCGGTCTATCGATAGAAAAGCCCGGTTTCTGCAGGCTTCAAATGCACAATCCGGCTTTGACATGCCCTTACCCGACCTGAAGCTAACCGCGTTGGACGGGACGCCGATCGGTCCATCCGAACTTCAGGGACATGTCACTGTCTTAGATTTTTGGGGAACGTGGTGCGGTGCTTGTATTGCTGAGCTTCCCTCATTGGAGAGGACCTATAAAGAGTATTCAGGGAATGCCAAGGTCCGCTTTTTGCTGGTCAACCCCGAGATCGAAGGGGACACGCAGGAAAAGATCACGCATTTCCTGAAGCGCAAACAGATTACGATGCCGATTGCGCTTGATCCGGGTACACCCTATCTCGAACTGAGCAGCAAGCTACACAATGAGGGACTGCCGCTCCTTCTCGTCGTCGATCAGCGCGGCCACATTCGGCTTTGCCGCTATGGGTTCGATACAGATGAAGCAACTACTCGGTTGTTGCACAGCAACATCGATAGGCTCCTTACGACAATGTGA
- a CDS encoding arsenate reductase ArsC yields MLKVIFACVHNAGRSQMAAAFFNQLADSDKARAISAGTQPGERVHPEVRAVMQEVGIDLSDAKPQKLTEELAKDAQLLITMGCGDQCPFVPGLRRDDWPLRDPKGLPVEEVRAVRDEVKRRVEELIVREKVSEAMVSSAQQSA; encoded by the coding sequence ATGCTGAAGGTTATTTTCGCGTGTGTTCATAACGCAGGGCGGTCGCAGATGGCCGCCGCGTTCTTCAACCAGCTTGCCGATTCGGATAAGGCGCGGGCCATATCGGCGGGCACGCAACCGGGCGAGCGCGTTCACCCCGAGGTGCGGGCAGTTATGCAGGAGGTTGGAATCGATCTCAGCGATGCGAAGCCTCAAAAGCTTACGGAGGAGTTGGCAAAAGACGCGCAGCTTCTCATCACCATGGGCTGCGGTGACCAGTGCCCGTTTGTTCCCGGCCTGCGTCGCGACGACTGGCCGCTGCGGGATCCGAAGGGCTTGCCTGTCGAGGAGGTTCGCGCGGTTCGTGACGAGGTGAAGCGCCGCGTGGAAGAGTTGATAGTGAGAGAGAAAGTTAGTGAGGCGATGGTTTCGTCTGCGCAACAAAGCGCTTGA
- a CDS encoding metalloregulator ArsR/SmtB family transcription factor → MAPKAAFDMQQFFQALGDNTRLRLLNLMADQEVCVCYFVEILGGLQPKISRHLAYLRNAGIVSARREGKWMHYRIVMPPHAGATQILRQTLDWLKEDKAMQADRARLAKACCAPARYDLEGAPLPTRLSQRRASAAAGCEMK, encoded by the coding sequence ATGGCTCCCAAGGCAGCTTTCGACATGCAGCAGTTCTTCCAGGCGCTCGGAGATAACACGCGCCTCCGGCTGCTCAACCTCATGGCGGATCAGGAGGTTTGCGTCTGCTATTTCGTTGAGATCCTTGGCGGACTTCAGCCGAAAATCTCCCGGCACCTCGCCTATCTGCGGAATGCGGGCATCGTCTCAGCGCGGCGCGAAGGCAAGTGGATGCACTACAGGATTGTGATGCCGCCACACGCAGGAGCTACGCAGATTCTCCGCCAGACGCTCGACTGGCTGAAGGAAGATAAGGCGATGCAGGCAGACCGCGCGCGGCTCGCAAAGGCCTGCTGTGCGCCGGCCAGATACGATCTCGAGGGAGCTCCACTGCCCACGCGCTTATCGCAGAGGCGTGCATCTGCAGCGGCAGGTTGCGAGATGAAATGA
- a CDS encoding VOC family protein, which translates to MASITGFGGIFLRANNPKALYAWYEQHLGVVKSDGAFRFPAPTQGAQVIFALFKQDDAYFPPAQKAMLNLQVDDLDGLLDRLIAEGVTVDPKRDSYDFGKFGWITDPEGNRIELWQPIGD; encoded by the coding sequence ATGGCTTCCATCACTGGATTTGGCGGAATATTCCTGCGCGCCAACAATCCGAAAGCTCTGTACGCGTGGTACGAGCAGCATCTCGGTGTCGTAAAGTCCGACGGAGCGTTTCGATTCCCTGCGCCGACCCAGGGCGCCCAGGTCATCTTCGCCTTGTTCAAACAAGACGACGCCTACTTCCCTCCGGCACAAAAAGCCATGCTCAATCTGCAGGTCGACGACCTCGATGGTTTGCTCGACCGCCTGATCGCCGAAGGGGTCACCGTCGATCCGAAGCGCGACAGCTACGACTTCGGAAAGTTTGGCTGGATCACCGATCCCGAAGGAAATCGCATCGAGCTTTGGCAGCCCATCGGCGACTAA
- the arsM gene encoding arsenite methyltransferase — translation MEQILDSVRSKYGAVAESSLSTNDAGVKAVAEAFGYTAEELTSIPAEANMGLSCGNPTATANLRPGEVVVDLGSGGGLDVFLAAKKVGPEGRAIGIDMTPAMIERARANAAGGGYTNVEFYESTIDRIPLPDASVDCVISNCVINLAPDKSAVFREIARVLKPGGRFAVSDIALKGELPQAVARSMAAYVGCIAGAIRIEEYRAGLLAAGFEHVEIVDSGSDLNAYAKVENQSGCCSPGMDGSSCCSPAGDTPTLHAELSDLLSKYDVNTAAASVKVYAIKPTKDPEAAATPAACCGPSCCA, via the coding sequence ATGGAGCAGATTCTTGATTCGGTGCGGTCGAAGTATGGAGCTGTAGCGGAGAGCAGTCTTTCAACCAACGATGCAGGCGTGAAGGCCGTCGCTGAGGCGTTCGGCTACACGGCGGAGGAACTGACCTCGATCCCGGCAGAGGCAAACATGGGCTTGTCGTGCGGGAATCCCACGGCAACCGCGAATCTGCGTCCCGGCGAGGTGGTGGTAGACCTGGGCTCCGGCGGCGGTTTGGATGTCTTTCTCGCGGCGAAGAAGGTTGGGCCGGAGGGCCGCGCTATCGGGATCGATATGACACCGGCGATGATTGAACGGGCACGTGCGAACGCGGCAGGGGGTGGATATACGAACGTTGAGTTTTACGAATCGACGATCGACCGCATACCGCTTCCTGATGCCTCGGTTGATTGTGTCATCTCGAACTGCGTCATCAACCTGGCGCCGGACAAATCTGCCGTGTTTCGTGAGATTGCGCGAGTGCTCAAGCCGGGCGGACGCTTTGCTGTGAGTGACATTGCTCTGAAGGGCGAGTTGCCGCAGGCCGTGGCGCGCAGCATGGCAGCCTACGTGGGCTGCATTGCGGGAGCGATCAGGATTGAAGAGTACCGCGCCGGGTTGCTGGCCGCAGGGTTCGAGCACGTCGAAATCGTAGACAGCGGAAGTGACCTCAATGCGTATGCGAAGGTCGAGAATCAGTCCGGCTGCTGCTCGCCTGGCATGGATGGAAGTTCGTGCTGCTCACCGGCAGGGGATACGCCGACGCTCCATGCTGAATTATCGGACTTGCTCTCGAAGTACGACGTGAACACGGCAGCCGCAAGCGTGAAGGTCTACGCGATCAAGCCGACGAAGGATCCCGAAGCCGCTGCGACACCTGCCGCATGCTGCGGGCCATCGTGCTGCGCATAG
- a CDS encoding aryl-sulfate sulfotransferase: MRPARLALFLPLVACGCSSISSPTASPNFTVAAAPTTLALQSGGAPRALTVTVNPVDGFASPVTVALSGLPTGITASPATLSVAPGQLAQFQLSAAKSTPTVSSAPVTVMATSGTMSSSAVATLAITSAPTPDFSLAASPTSLSLQAGGSARSVTVTVDPVNGFTDPVSVSLTGLPAGVTATPATVSVTPGQLAQFQVSASKSAATTSSASITVTGADGSLSHTAATALAITSASVPDFSLTSAPTAISLQAGGSARSVTVTVDPVNGFTDPVSVSLTGLPAGVTATPATVSVTPGQLAQFQVSASKSAATTSSASITVTGADGSLTHTAATALAITSASVPDFSLTSAPAALSLQAGGTPRSFTVTVNPVNGFTDPVSVSLTGLPAGVTATPASLSVAPGQLAQFQLSAASSTATTSSASITVTGADGSLTHTGATPLAITAAANVVSNASLSATSYDFGGNLVGSTLTKTVVTVTNTGTAAVTLNPSVSGDPSYSIAAGSCGTSLAAGASCSESVSYAPTTASGSTPQTATLNLGLGNVPAGTAQTVSLTGISAVLAQGTVTSSNNPQVALYTMTLPFPGSVTVNFGKDTNYGLQTWTQSTTQAGGSVSIYVAGMQGNTAYHMQASVQLQNGISATDIDHTFTTGKPLLSPNLTVTTTAGLTPQSGLEELTLLAGSMVGIATTDLQGNVVWSYTLPNSPSTDDIEGVKQLPNGNFVIGIGQGSSYPIISGSAPGPGTVVAIREIDLAGNIVREISAADLTDELKAAGYNIILQQFHHEVTPLPNGHILVLANTTQTFTNLPGYPGNTNVLGDVIIDLDQNLQPAWVWNEFDHFDVNRHPMQFPDWTHTNAIVYSPDDHNILVSIRHQNWVVKVDYEDGAGSGKVLWRLGEGGDFTLQGGTDPTDWQYAQHMPHIVGPTSAGIFSLILMDNGDDRIFPDGGQCGTGSEPACYSTIPVFQINETAMTATLTFHQILPTSLYNFWGGNAEQLANGNYEYDISGLAAASDIFEITPDNTNPTTVWHMHLSGANAYRGFRVPSMYPGVQW, encoded by the coding sequence ATGAGGCCCGCTCGACTCGCCCTGTTCCTGCCCCTGGTTGCCTGCGGATGTAGCAGCATCTCCAGTCCGACCGCGTCCCCGAACTTCACTGTGGCCGCAGCACCAACAACTCTCGCGTTGCAGAGTGGCGGCGCGCCGCGTGCGCTCACCGTCACGGTTAACCCCGTCGATGGCTTTGCCTCGCCGGTTACAGTTGCGCTTTCGGGGCTACCCACCGGTATCACCGCCTCCCCCGCGACCCTCTCTGTGGCCCCTGGGCAGCTTGCGCAATTCCAGTTGAGCGCAGCCAAGTCGACACCCACCGTCTCCTCGGCTCCCGTCACCGTTATGGCTACCAGCGGCACAATGAGCAGCAGCGCGGTGGCAACGCTTGCCATCACCAGCGCGCCCACTCCGGACTTCTCCCTTGCCGCCTCGCCCACATCTCTCTCGCTTCAGGCCGGAGGCTCGGCTCGCTCCGTCACGGTCACCGTCGACCCGGTGAACGGCTTCACCGATCCCGTCAGCGTTTCGCTCACGGGACTTCCCGCCGGCGTGACTGCCACGCCCGCAACAGTCTCTGTCACCCCGGGCCAGCTCGCGCAGTTCCAGGTGAGCGCTTCCAAGTCGGCCGCCACAACCTCCTCGGCCTCCATCACCGTCACGGGCGCCGACGGCTCACTGAGCCATACGGCCGCGACGGCGCTGGCCATCACGTCCGCGTCGGTTCCGGACTTCTCGCTCACCAGTGCGCCCACCGCTATCTCGCTGCAGGCCGGTGGTTCGGCCCGCTCCGTGACGGTCACCGTTGACCCGGTGAACGGCTTTACTGATCCCGTCAGCGTCTCGCTCACCGGACTTCCGGCGGGCGTCACTGCCACCCCCGCAACAGTCTCTGTCACCCCGGGCCAGCTCGCGCAATTCCAGGTGAGCGCGTCCAAGTCCGCCGCCACAACCTCTTCGGCCTCCATCACCGTTACGGGTGCCGACGGCTCGCTGACCCACACGGCCGCGACAGCGCTGGCCATTACGTCCGCATCGGTTCCGGACTTCTCGCTCACCAGTGCGCCCGCCGCTCTCTCGCTACAGGCCGGCGGCACGCCTCGCTCGTTCACGGTCACGGTCAACCCGGTAAACGGCTTCACCGATCCCGTCAGTGTTTCGCTCACCGGACTTCCGGCGGGCGTCACTGCCACGCCTGCCTCACTCTCGGTTGCTCCGGGTCAGCTCGCGCAGTTCCAGTTGAGCGCAGCCAGCTCGACAGCAACAACCTCCTCGGCCTCCATCACCGTCACGGGCGCGGACGGCTCGCTGACCCACACCGGCGCGACTCCTCTGGCCATCACCGCAGCGGCGAACGTCGTCTCCAATGCCTCGCTCAGCGCCACCAGTTATGACTTTGGCGGCAACCTTGTCGGCTCCACGCTGACCAAAACGGTCGTGACGGTCACCAATACAGGAACAGCGGCCGTCACGCTCAATCCCTCGGTATCGGGCGATCCCAGCTACTCCATCGCCGCCGGCTCATGCGGCACAAGCCTTGCTGCGGGCGCCAGTTGCTCGGAGTCGGTGAGCTATGCGCCCACCACAGCCTCCGGTAGCACACCGCAGACAGCCACGCTGAATCTTGGCCTTGGCAACGTCCCGGCAGGCACCGCACAGACCGTCTCACTCACCGGCATCTCCGCGGTGCTCGCGCAGGGAACAGTCACCAGCAGCAACAACCCGCAGGTGGCTCTCTACACGATGACTCTGCCGTTTCCCGGCTCTGTTACCGTCAACTTCGGCAAGGACACCAACTACGGCCTGCAGACCTGGACGCAATCCACCACGCAGGCTGGCGGCTCCGTCAGCATCTATGTTGCCGGCATGCAGGGCAATACCGCCTACCACATGCAGGCCTCAGTCCAGCTTCAGAACGGCATCTCGGCCACCGACATCGATCACACCTTCACCACCGGGAAGCCGCTGCTGTCGCCGAACCTCACCGTCACCACCACTGCCGGCCTTACCCCACAGTCGGGGCTTGAGGAGCTCACGCTTCTGGCCGGCTCCATGGTCGGGATTGCAACCACCGATCTGCAGGGCAACGTTGTCTGGTCCTATACCCTGCCAAACTCGCCATCCACCGATGACATCGAGGGCGTCAAGCAACTGCCTAACGGCAATTTCGTGATCGGCATCGGCCAAGGCTCGTCGTACCCGATCATCAGCGGCAGCGCTCCTGGTCCGGGCACCGTTGTCGCCATCCGCGAGATCGATCTCGCAGGCAACATCGTTCGCGAAATCTCGGCCGCGGATCTCACCGATGAACTCAAAGCCGCCGGCTACAACATCATCCTGCAGCAGTTCCACCACGAGGTAACGCCGCTGCCCAACGGGCACATCCTGGTCCTCGCCAACACAACACAAACGTTCACGAATCTCCCCGGCTATCCCGGAAATACCAACGTGCTCGGTGATGTCATCATCGATCTCGATCAGAATCTTCAGCCCGCCTGGGTCTGGAACGAGTTTGATCACTTCGATGTGAACCGTCATCCGATGCAATTCCCGGACTGGACGCACACCAACGCCATCGTCTACTCCCCGGACGACCACAACATCCTCGTGTCCATCCGGCATCAGAACTGGGTCGTCAAGGTCGACTACGAGGACGGCGCCGGCTCCGGCAAAGTTCTCTGGCGCCTCGGTGAGGGCGGCGACTTCACCCTCCAGGGCGGCACGGATCCGACCGACTGGCAGTACGCGCAGCACATGCCCCACATCGTCGGGCCCACCAGTGCCGGCATCTTCTCGCTGATCCTCATGGACAACGGAGACGATCGCATCTTCCCGGATGGCGGCCAGTGTGGCACCGGCTCCGAACCCGCCTGCTACTCCACCATTCCGGTCTTCCAGATCAACGAGACCGCTATGACGGCCACACTCACCTTCCACCAGATTCTGCCAACCAGCCTCTATAACTTCTGGGGTGGCAACGCAGAGCAGCTGGCGAACGGTAACTACGAGTACGACATCTCCGGCCTCGCGGCGGCCTCCGACATCTTCGAGATCACGCCCGACAACACCAACCCCACCACCGTCTGGCACATGCACCTGAGCGGCGCAAACGCCTACCGCGGCTTCCGCGTCCCCAGCATGTACCCCGGCGTTCAGTGGTAA
- a CDS encoding ATP-binding protein has protein sequence MAELVRNFDWAQTPVGAIEDWPELLLNTVNTLLSSRQPMFLWWGEDLIQFYNDAYRPCIGADKHPSALGQRGSECWSEIWDVIGPLIENVMTKGEACWSEDQLIPIYRDGKLVDVYWTFSYSPVWDAAGNVCGTLVVCSDTTGRIQAEKAILTERSRLLEVLRQAPAFFALLQGPDHVITIVNSLYLRLVNHRDVVGKPVRAALPEAAEQGYLEILDRVYQGEPYVGQGARLDVYAGEGVPPDERYLDFIYQPLREGDDTISGIIVLGVDVTDRKRAQDVLLQTEKLAAVGRLASSIAHEINNPLESVTNLLYLAHQTADDPETRGYLAMADVELRRMSSITNQTLRFHRQRTSPAPIQPGVLLENALSIYQGRLINSSIETSTRIRASRPLVCFDGEIRQVLNNLVGNAIDAMAGSGGRLSLRSREGTDWASGASGIVFTVADTGVGMSPETASRIFEPFFTTKGLSGTGLGLWISHDIIQRHRGRLKVRSTTKRGRSGTTFTLFLPFRCDDIKDI, from the coding sequence ATGGCGGAGCTGGTGCGAAACTTCGACTGGGCGCAGACTCCGGTGGGTGCCATCGAAGACTGGCCGGAACTTCTGCTGAACACGGTAAACACGCTGCTGAGCTCAAGGCAGCCGATGTTCCTGTGGTGGGGTGAGGACCTCATTCAGTTCTATAACGACGCCTACCGGCCGTGTATAGGTGCGGACAAGCATCCTTCCGCGCTGGGGCAGCGTGGCTCCGAGTGCTGGTCAGAGATTTGGGACGTCATCGGCCCGCTGATTGAAAACGTGATGACCAAGGGCGAGGCCTGCTGGAGTGAGGACCAGCTGATCCCGATCTATCGCGACGGCAAACTGGTCGATGTCTACTGGACCTTCAGTTACAGCCCCGTGTGGGACGCAGCGGGAAACGTCTGCGGCACCCTGGTCGTCTGTTCCGATACGACTGGGAGGATTCAAGCTGAGAAAGCCATCCTCACCGAACGATCCCGGCTCCTCGAGGTGCTGCGGCAGGCCCCGGCCTTCTTTGCCTTGTTGCAGGGTCCGGATCATGTAATCACCATCGTCAATTCGCTGTATCTGCGTTTGGTGAATCACCGCGACGTCGTTGGGAAGCCTGTTCGTGCGGCACTCCCCGAGGCGGCTGAGCAGGGGTACCTCGAAATTCTGGATCGCGTTTATCAAGGCGAACCGTATGTAGGGCAGGGCGCTCGATTGGACGTGTACGCCGGAGAGGGTGTTCCGCCAGACGAGCGTTACCTTGATTTCATCTACCAGCCTTTGCGTGAGGGCGACGACACTATCTCCGGCATCATCGTTCTGGGCGTCGACGTCACCGATCGGAAACGGGCACAGGATGTGCTGCTGCAAACCGAGAAGCTGGCTGCGGTCGGGCGGCTTGCGAGCTCTATCGCGCACGAGATCAATAATCCGCTTGAATCGGTGACAAATCTCCTCTACCTGGCGCACCAGACCGCCGATGATCCCGAAACTCGCGGATACCTCGCAATGGCCGATGTGGAGCTGCGGAGAATGTCTTCCATCACCAACCAGACCTTGCGGTTTCACCGGCAAAGAACCAGCCCTGCGCCTATACAGCCGGGAGTCCTTCTCGAGAATGCGCTCTCGATCTATCAGGGGCGTTTGATTAACTCCAGCATCGAGACCTCTACCCGTATACGTGCAAGCCGCCCGCTGGTCTGCTTCGATGGTGAGATTCGGCAGGTGCTCAACAATCTTGTCGGCAATGCGATTGACGCGATGGCCGGTTCCGGCGGAAGGCTTTCGCTGCGAAGCCGGGAAGGAACGGACTGGGCTTCCGGAGCCAGCGGCATCGTCTTTACGGTTGCAGACACAGGGGTGGGAATGAGCCCCGAAACGGCATCCCGGATATTTGAGCCCTTCTTCACCACCAAGGGACTGAGTGGAACTGGGCTGGGATTATGGATAAGCCATGACATTATCCAGCGGCATCGGGGCAGGCTCAAGGTGAGATCGACCACAAAGCGCGGCCGGTCGGGTACAACCTTCACGCTTTTCCTGCCTTTCCGCTGCGACGACATCAAGGACATCTAA